The Phycisphaeraceae bacterium genome segment GTCCTCCGGCACCTCCTCGCGGAAGGCGCGGTAGATGCGCTTGGGCTCGAAGAAGATGACCGGATCGGGGTCGCGGATCGAGCTGATGAGCAGCCCCTTGGCGTCGTAGGGCGAGGCGGGCATGACCACCTTGAGGCCCGGCTGATGGGCGTAGATCGCCTCGGGCGAGTCGCTGTGCAGCTCCGGTGCGTGGATGCCGCCCCCCACCGGCACGCGCACGGTCATGGGCACGGTGAAGGCCCCACGCGTGCGCGTGCGCATGCGGGCGGCGTGCGAGCACAGCTGGTCGTACGCCGGGCCGAGGAAGCCCTCGAACTGGATTTCGGGAACGGGGCGCAGCCCTCCCATCGCCAGCCCGATGGAGGTTCCGATGATGCCCGACTCGGCGAGCGGGGTATCGACGACGCGGTCGCCGCCGAAGCGCTGCCACAACCCCTCGGTGACGCGGAAGACGCCGCCGTTCCTGCCCACGTCTTCTCCGAGAATGATGACGCGATCGTCCTTCTCCATTTCCTGGATCAGGGCGA includes the following:
- a CDS encoding alpha-ketoacid dehydrogenase subunit beta gives rise to the protein MANLTLVQAINLALIQEMEKDDRVIILGEDVGRNGGVFRVTEGLWQRFGGDRVVDTPLAESGIIGTSIGLAMGGLRPVPEIQFEGFLGPAYDQLCSHAARMRTRTRGAFTVPMTVRVPVGGGIHAPELHSDSPEAIYAHQPGLKVVMPASPYDAKGLLISSIRDPDPVIFFEPKRIYRAFREEVPEDEYTIPLGKARVVCEGDDLTIVSWGASVVQCMNAIEQSGKSIELIDLRTIYPMDTEAVVESVKKTGRCIVVHEAPKTCGFGAEIAARIMEHCFLHLEAPVQRVAGFDTIMPYYKLELEYLPDAHRISKAIEEVAAY